The DNA window GTGGTGCCGCCCCATCGCGAAGGCGGACAGGCGCAGTTCATCGAGCGTCCCGTGCCGCCGGCCCGCGAGGGTCTGCGGTTCGCCCCCCTGTTCGACCGCATGCGGGCGCGGCTCGGCGAGGAGCAGCCGGTCGCGCGGCTCGCGGCCGAGGCCGGGATGAGCGTGCGCACCTTCCTGCGGCGCTTCAAGGCAGCGACCGGCCTGCCGCCGGGGGAATGGCTGCTGGCGGAGCGCCTGGCCCGCGCCCGGGAACTGCTCGAATCCACGGGCTGGTCCATCGAGGACATCGCGGGCGCGACGGGGTTCGGATCCGCCGCGACCCTGCGCCACCACTTCAGGACGCGGCTCGGCACGAGCCCGGCGGCCTACCGCAGCCGATTCGCGCCCGAAAGGGCGCGCGCGACGGATCCGGCCGGCTTCAAAAAGCAAAAAGCCGCCCCTCGGGGCGGCTAATGTCAGCGCGGACGCGGTCCGGCTTAGCTGCTGCTGCGCGAGGAGCGGCGCTTCCGGCGCTGCTGGCCGAGGCCCATCTCCTTGGCGAGTTCCGAGCGGGCCTTCGCGTAGTTGGGAGCCACCATCGGGTAATCGACAGGCAGGGCCCACTTCTCGCGGTACTGCTCGGGCGTCATGTTGTACTGCGTGCGCAGATGGCGCTTCAGCGACTTGAACTTCTTACCGTCCTCGAGGCAGACGATGTAATCCGGCGTCACGGACTTCTTCACCGGGATGGCCGGCTTCGGAGCCTCGACGGGCGCTTCCACGGTGCCGCCCCCGACACGCAGAAGAGCCGAATGAACGTCGTTGATCAGCGTCGGCAGATCGCCCGAAGGAACAGAGTTATTGCTCACATAGGCCGAAACGATATCTGCAGCCAACTCAATGTAGTTCGAAGCAGCGATGTTGTCGCTCATTTTGATTTTCTTCCTTTCCGGCTCTTTGGAATGACTCAAAAAAGCATTTCAGCCTACAATTGAGCATTCTTGTCTGAAGCTATGCTTGCTTCTTCCTTGAGCCGCACCGTACTTGCACAGAAATCGTGCTCGCTCGTCCAAGTATGTCAAATCCAGCCCCATTGCAAGATGTGCAAAAGGAAAACTTTGGAAAACTTCGTATCAACTTTCACTATGCAATAAACCTACGCTGAACAGTTAATGCCTTTGGCGGCAGTTTAAGGCTTTCGTCACAGAATTTTCATCGTTCCGATCTGAAGAAGTAACTAGAAAGGCGCTTGTCTTTGCACGGAGCTTACGCCCACGGGCGCAAACGGGACCCAGCATGGGAAATTATCGTTATCTGTGCATAATCCCGCCTCTTGATGATTTGCCCGGACACTTTCATGAACATCGAACGCCTTGCCACTCGTCCCTTGCCCGCGGCGCCGTCGGTCCCGGCGCGGCCGCACGTCGTCGACCTGCACGGAATCCGGGTCCATGACGATTACGCGTGGCTGAAGGCGGACAACTGGCGGGACGTGCTCAAGGACCCCGCTACCCTGGATGCTTCCATCCGAGCCGTCCTGGAACAGGAAAACGCCTACGCGGCGGAGGTTTTTGCCGGAACGGAGGAATTCCAGGCCCGGCTCGTGGCCGAGATGCGCGGGCGCATCAAGGAGGATGATTCAACCGTTCCCGAGCCGGACGGGCCCTTCGCCTATTTCACCCGCTTCCGGGAGGGCGGACAGCACCCCCTCGTCTGCCGGCAGCCCCGCGAGGGCGGCCCCGAGACGATCATGCTCGACGGCGACAGGGAGGCGGAAGGCCATCCCTTCTTCGACCTGGGCGGGGCGGATCACTCGCCCGACCACCGGCTGATGGCCTGGGGGGCGGATCTCAAGGGCTCGGAGTATTTCACGATCCGCGTGCGCGACCTCGCGAGCGGCGTGGACCTCCCGGACGCGGTGCTCCAGACCTCCGGGGGCGCCGTTTGGCTCAACGATTCGTCCGGCTTCTACTACGTCGAACTCGACGAGAACCACCGCCCCGTGCGGGTCAAGCGCCATCGTCTCGGTACCGGGTCCGAGCAGGATCAGGTGGTCTACGAGGAGAAGGACCCGGGCTTCTTCGTGAAGCTCGGCGTCACCCAGTCGAACGCCTTCGTGCTGATCGAGGCGAGCGACCATGAGACCTCGGAGGTCTGGCTGCTCGACCGGGCTGATGCCTCGGCCTCGCCCCGGCTCGTCGAGCCGCGCACGCCGCAGTTGAAGTACGACGTCGAGCATCACGGCGACCGCCTGATCATCCTCACCAATGCGGACGGGTCAGAGGATTTCAAGATCGTCACGGCCCCGGTCGCGACGCCGGGACGTGCCTTCTGGACCGATCTCGTGCCATACCGGCCCGGCACGATGATCCTGTCCGTCGTCGCGCTCGCCCGCTATCTGGTGCGGCTGGAGCGGGAGAACGCCAATCCGCGCATCGTGCTGCGGGACTTCGCCACCGGCCGGGAGGACTCCGTCGCGTTCGCCGAGGAGGCGTATTCGCTGGGCTTCTCGGCCGGCTACGAATTCGACACGGACGTCATCCGCTACCATTACTCGTCGATGACGACGCCGAGCGAGGTGACCGACTACAACCTGCGGACCGGCGAGCGCGTCCTGCGCAAGCGCCAGGAGGTGCCGAGCGGGCACAACCCGGCCGACTACGTGACGCGACGGCTGTTCGCGACGGCGCCCGACGGCGAACAGGTTCCCGTCTCGCTGGTCCACCGCCGCGGGGTGGCGCTCGACGGCTCCGCCCCGTGCCTGCTCTATGGATACGGCTCCTACGGCATGTCCATGCCGGCAGGTTTCCGCACCGGGATCCTGTCCCTGGTCGACCGCGGCTTCGTCTATGCCATCGCGCATATCCGCGGCGGCACGGAAAAGGGCTGGCGCTGGTACATGGACGGCAAGCGCGAGAAGAAGCCGAACACG is part of the Microvirga terrae genome and encodes:
- a CDS encoding S9 family peptidase — encoded protein: MNIERLATRPLPAAPSVPARPHVVDLHGIRVHDDYAWLKADNWRDVLKDPATLDASIRAVLEQENAYAAEVFAGTEEFQARLVAEMRGRIKEDDSTVPEPDGPFAYFTRFREGGQHPLVCRQPREGGPETIMLDGDREAEGHPFFDLGGADHSPDHRLMAWGADLKGSEYFTIRVRDLASGVDLPDAVLQTSGGAVWLNDSSGFYYVELDENHRPVRVKRHRLGTGSEQDQVVYEEKDPGFFVKLGVTQSNAFVLIEASDHETSEVWLLDRADASASPRLVEPRTPQLKYDVEHHGDRLIILTNADGSEDFKIVTAPVATPGRAFWTDLVPYRPGTMILSVVALARYLVRLERENANPRIVLRDFATGREDSVAFAEEAYSLGFSAGYEFDTDVIRYHYSSMTTPSEVTDYNLRTGERVLRKRQEVPSGHNPADYVTRRLFATAPDGEQVPVSLVHRRGVALDGSAPCLLYGYGSYGMSMPAGFRTGILSLVDRGFVYAIAHIRGGTEKGWRWYMDGKREKKPNTFTDFIACGEALVQAGYTSRGRIVAHGGSAGGMLMGAVANLAPDLFAGIIAEVPFVDVLNTMLDSDLPLTPPEWPEWGNPGADEAAFRTILSYSPYDNVRPQAYPAILALAGLTDPRVTYWEPAKWVARLRSAMTGGGPVVLKLNMEAGHAGAAGRFDRLEEVALAYAFAIRCVQGFQN
- a CDS encoding MucR family transcriptional regulator, which encodes MSDNIAASNYIELAADIVSAYVSNNSVPSGDLPTLINDVHSALLRVGGGTVEAPVEAPKPAIPVKKSVTPDYIVCLEDGKKFKSLKRHLRTQYNMTPEQYREKWALPVDYPMVAPNYAKARSELAKEMGLGQQRRKRRSSRSSS